The nucleotide sequence GATGGCGTCAGCCATGGCGCTGAGTGCCTGGTTTTTCTGGCGGGTGTCGGCCTTGGCAATCGCGCGGCTGGCTTTGCGCGCCGCCTGGCCGACGCGCTGCATGTAGTCCTTCACATTCATGGCAATGTCCTGATGCTGATCACTGTTCGGGTAGTGAGCCAGATTACCGCAAAACTGCCCGGCTCAGCCAGCGACAAGCAAGTGGATATTGTCAGACAGCGTGGCCGAACTAGGGCCTGTTAACACTATGTTTTCTGCGGCGCAGGCCCTAACCCACCATGGCGCAAGGATGGAAGTCCAGCGCCATGAAATCGTCGGCCACTTCCTGGCCGAATTCGAGGATGGTTTCGTCATCTTCGATGTAATGCCAGTTGAGCGTGACGTAGTTGCCGGCTACCGCTGCATCGTTGAACAGGCTGAACAGCTCCAGCAGTACCTTGGTGCTGGAGCTGTTGAAGTAGGCCAGCTGGATGTCCACGGTGATCTGGGTGGATTGCAGGCTGGGCAGGTAGTTTTGCACCGCCTGCATGATGGGGCCGAAAAAGGCTTGGGCGTTTTCCGGGTAGCTTTCTCCGCGCAGGCTGAGCTGGTGCTGGTCGAACTGGAAGTTCACTTCCGGCGTGGACGAAGTCGGGGCGATATACAGGTTTGACATGGCTCGGTGCTTTAAATGGTGGCTTTGAGATAGAAGGTGGTGAAGGGGCCGGATGCGCCGGCCTCATCGACAAAATCAAACTCGATGGGGTTGCTGGAGTCGCGGGCGACGGTGAGGAAACCCAGGCCGGCACCCTTGCTGCCGGCTTCGCCTTCGGCGCGCAGCTTTTCCTTGTACAGGGCCTTGATTTCGTCGTTGGTCATGGTGCGCAGCGGTTCCAGCTTGGCGCGGATGTGGCTGGCCCCGGTGGGGCTGATGGGGTTGGCGCACACCACGTAGTAGTGGCCGTCGGCTTCACCCACCCACAGCGAACCCATGCGGATTTCGTGGTCAGAGTCGTCGGTGGCGGTCAGGTGATCGGCCGAGTAATGCACCACGTTCTGCGCCATTTCCACGAACACGGAAAACAGCTTGCGGCGGGCGGTCTGGCTGGCGTCCAGGCTGGACAGGCGCAGGCGCAGCGAGTCGCCCATGGCGGTGACGATGCTTTGCGAGAAGTAGCCGGTGTAATAGAACACTACGTTTTCCTGGCGGGCCAGTTCCTTGAAGCGGTGGAAATCGGTCAGGCTCATGCGCGTGCTTTCTTAATGGGGTGGGGCTGGGTCAGAGCAGGTGTACGCCAAACAGGCTGACATCGTCGCGGCGGCTGTTGTCGCCCTGCCATTTGAGGAAGGCGTCGATCAGCTGTTTCTGCTGTTGTTGCATCGGCTTGTCAGCGTGCTTGAGGATGTTTTCTTTCAGGCGCTTTTTGCCAAAGCAGATGCGCTTGGGGCCGCCGATCTGGTCGATGATGCCGTCGGTGCTGATATACAGGCGGCTGCCCGGCGGCAGCTGCACGGCGTGGTTGTCCCACTGGTAGTCCAGCGGTGTGCCGACATAGCCCACGCCCTTTTTGTTGGCATCCAGGGTGTGGACTTCGTCCGCACCCGGCTCCAGTACGAACAGCGGCGTTTTGGCCGAGGCATAGGTG is from Aquitalea aquatilis and encodes:
- a CDS encoding DUF1987 domain-containing protein, whose product is MSNLYIAPTSSTPEVNFQFDQHQLSLRGESYPENAQAFFGPIMQAVQNYLPSLQSTQITVDIQLAYFNSSSTKVLLELFSLFNDAAVAGNYVTLNWHYIEDDETILEFGQEVADDFMALDFHPCAMVG
- a CDS encoding SiaB family protein kinase; this translates as MSLTDFHRFKELARQENVVFYYTGYFSQSIVTAMGDSLRLRLSSLDASQTARRKLFSVFVEMAQNVVHYSADHLTATDDSDHEIRMGSLWVGEADGHYYVVCANPISPTGASHIRAKLEPLRTMTNDEIKALYKEKLRAEGEAGSKGAGLGFLTVARDSSNPIEFDFVDEAGASGPFTTFYLKATI